The genomic stretch CAGACTCGGTCCCATGCGAGTAGGGTATCACGGCATTCTTCAGCCCCTGGCTGATGGAATCAAGCTGCTTTTTAAGGAATTCCTTAAGCCCAAGGGGGCTGATTCCTTTATTTTTTATCTGGCCCCCATGCTTCCTTTGACGGCCACCTTCCTTATCATGGTTATCATGCCCTTTGATCACCACCTGCAACTGGCTGATCCGGCTGGCGGCGTGCTCTATGTCCTCGGCATTTCGGGCCTGACCGTACTTGGGCTTCTCTTGGGAGGCTGGTCATCCAACAACAAGCTTTCCCTCCTCGGAGCCATACGTGCAGGTGCCCAGATGATCTCCTTTGAGATATCTCTCGCCCTGATCATGCTCCTCATTGTCATGGTTTCCGGGACAGCCTCATTGCGAGAAATTGTCCTTTCTCAGCAGGGCCTGATTTTTGACTGGTGGATATTTAAGCTGCCTTTTCTCGGTATCCTTTCCTTCATCATGTATCTGGTCGCCTCCACGGCTGAACTCAATCGAACGCCCTTTGACCTTGCCGAAGCTGAATCAGAATTGTCAGCAGGATATCATACTGAATATTCCGGCATGGGTTTTGCGATGTTTTTCTTTGCCGAATTTGTCAATATGTTCATTTCGGCAGGACTGGCAACCACTTTTTTCCTCGGCGGTTTTCTCCCACCCCTCATCGGCATTTCCTTTGTTGACGGGATGCTGAATGCCATACCGGGTTTTCTCTGGTTCTTCGGAAAAACATTTTTCATCGTCTTCGTTTATATGTGGTTTCGCTGGACTTTTCCTCGGGTCAGGGTGGATCAGCTTATGAATCTAGAATGGAAAATGATGCTGCCCGCCAATCTGCTTCTGCTCATGCTGGGGGCTGTTTTTATGGTGCTGGGTTGGGCTGGTTGATAAACAGATCATACTTCCTTAAACAAGCTTAGAAAAATGACTCCGAAAGAAATTGCAGAAGTAGC from Candidatus Electrothrix communis encodes the following:
- the nuoH gene encoding NADH-quinone oxidoreductase subunit NuoH, producing the protein MSAETLYPLQNGIGNMVRSLFPESAFILNPALGLIGVVILVSILAAFLILLERKVVAHFQIRLGPMRVGYHGILQPLADGIKLLFKEFLKPKGADSFIFYLAPMLPLTATFLIMVIMPFDHHLQLADPAGGVLYVLGISGLTVLGLLLGGWSSNNKLSLLGAIRAGAQMISFEISLALIMLLIVMVSGTASLREIVLSQQGLIFDWWIFKLPFLGILSFIMYLVASTAELNRTPFDLAEAESELSAGYHTEYSGMGFAMFFFAEFVNMFISAGLATTFFLGGFLPPLIGISFVDGMLNAIPGFLWFFGKTFFIVFVYMWFRWTFPRVRVDQLMNLEWKMMLPANLLLLMLGAVFMVLGWAG